A stretch of DNA from Danio rerio strain Tuebingen ecotype United States chromosome 10, GRCz12tu, whole genome shotgun sequence:
cctttaagctatattttctttcgatagtctacagaacataccatcgttatacaataacttgcctaattaccctaacctgcctagttaacctaattaacttaattaagcctttagatgtcattttaagctgtatagaagtgacttgaaaaatatgtagtacaaatattatttactgtcatcatgacaaagataaaataaatccattattagaaatgagttattaaaactattatgtttaaaaatgtgttgaaaaaaaatcttctctccgtcaaacagaaatttggggaaaaaataaacaagcggtctaataattcaggggggctaataattctgacttcaactgtgtatatatatatatatatatatatatatatatatatatatatatatatatatatatatatatatatatatatatatatatatacatatatacatatatgcatgttctccttgtgtttgtgtgggtttcctttggatgcttcggtttccccaatAGCCCAAAGAGATGCCGTATAGGTGCATTGAATACGCTAAATTGGTCATAAGGTGTCTGTGTGAatgcgtaaaaaacatgctgctggataagttggcggttcattgacccctgattaatacagggactaagccaaaaagaaaatttatatatatatatatatatatatatatatatatatatatatatatatatatatatatatatatatatactgttttaattttatattttataattacattttcatGGCGgtatattccgctgtggtgacccctgataaatcagggacttagCAGAAGGATTGTGAGTGAGttacattttcttttaattaaattaatgtacAGTATTTCTGCAGCTTTTAGGCCATTTTAAATTATGCACATTGTGTGTATATAGTACATTTAAAATCATCTAATAATCAAAAAGCTAATTGGTgtcatttaaagagcccctattctGCTTtacaaaaggtcatattttgcttATGGGGGTCTCCaataacaggctgatatgcatgcaaggtcaaaaaacacttccattttcttattatatgctatgcatttatttttacctaattatcccgaTGACTCCcgtatgattcgttcagcgattcatttattcctaaacccctccttagcacaaaGCTGATCTGTGGTGATTgatccgatgacccagtctgttgtaattggtcgactgggttcagcACGTGAGAACTGGACACCCTCATGAAGTAGCacacagagtatgtgagagcccaatgtaggaatgcaataaagcaatgcagttaaacaccaggaTATTGAGCTACTTTTAAACCTAAACtcaagtaataacaacgacacacattcagtattaatccacataGTGGCAAATGTTTAACTATTAAAACTGACCAACCCGAACGTAtctaggaacagctgatggtagcTATAGCAAAGACAAATGGCAGTAAGTTctgaaacgcatttaaatcggtaaaggaagaagcactgTCACGTTTTCAACGTGGTTCTGGAGacagaagaaactggtccatatgaaatAATTACTGAAAAAGTTCCTGTTAAAgcctgacaaagtcccatacagaATAATCTATGCTGCTCTTTCCTTTAATAGCACATGGCCAGCGAATCCCACGCTGCAGAATCCTAGGCAAATCAGAAAACTGACAGGAGCAAACACAGCTTTAAACCTTTATTCCctgcagccgaatctccatctgtcagtgatcgtcatcttcaaaTCATGATCAGTCTCATGATCCCCCATGCTCCGCttgtgtctgaagggaaaggcgcaTTCATGTTTTACAGGAATCAGCActttatatttggtgatgtactgtaTCGACTCGTTCAAGCAAATGATCTAAACCTAACTCGATTCATTTATTCTACTCTTGAGTTGACTGTTTTGTTTaggaatcaatagttttaaacacggtgcactttcagatgtAAACCTCAGCTGCATGTTTTTACTctcttagtgctgtgttacataGTGCatgaaagctcattttcaaaaacccatattaggggctctttaaatatggAATTTTTAAATCAATCTAACTAATGTGATACACCATACTAACAGTTGTACAGTACCTAACATATCCCTAGACTTTTGCTTTTGTAtggtttggttatttttttaatatgggCTGTGACAGGGGACAGTGAGGATGATGGCCCTTTCAAAGCAGCTCTGGAACGAGCCAATGCCAGACCCATCTCGATTTCCAAGAGTCTGGAGGATCTTGCATCCACACCTTCGCGTAAGCTTTCGTCATTTCCTGCAATCCGTTTTGTCGATCGTCTAATTCAAGATAATGTCAAATATGTTTTGGTCTTTGGAATCATACTTGCTGTTACAGACCCAGTTCAGCCCTATAAAAATGATGGACTCTTTCGCCCTCTGTTGGTCATTTCTTTAAATGTTTCAACGTCTTGTCCCCCAAAGTGTTTAATCACTATAGATACAGAAGGCTCTCTCTTTTTGTAGTCTGCTTTGTGTACTTcttaattaaacacaattttgtttttatatttatctaaCAAAACATATGAACCAAGAAGAGAGATGGAAGACAGACCCAAGGAATGATGTTCGGATGAGTATGGAAAATGGTAATTGTTACatgtatttcataaaaaaaaaaatgtaattaaaacaattatttcagtACCTACATTTAAATGTTTGTCTATTAATGCCATTTGTATGAGCTAATGTTTCTTGAACGTAGAAGGTAAGCCCCGGACATTAAATTAGCATTAGGGACATTAAACATCCCTTTTATAGTTGACCCTTGGTATATCATGTATATTTTACCATCTGAAATGGCTAAGGGAATGCATTAACTAGCACATGAAAATTTGATGAGCACATGGATTAACGCCAATGATTAAAGGCGTTTTGCATCCCTGAATTTCGAATCTAATGGTTAGGCAGATCAAGTAACCAGATGCATTGCTATATGCAATAACAAATGTGCTCTGCAGAATTAACAATTATATACGCACTGTCCTTTAAGATCCGTTTTGTCCAGTAAAACAACCCAGAATGTAAGTTatgagttttttttgtgtgtgtgtgtcttagtgTCTGCAGTCCCTCCCAACACCAAAACATCCTTCTCTGACCCAGAACAGGTGAAGATGATGAGTTTGTCTGTACCTGCATTAATGCAGCAAGAGGTAACATTTGAACCAAACCTCTAGAGCCTTCAACTACTAATGCTAATTCCACATCGGATTAGTTCTAAAAGATTTTAGACTTGCGTTTCACTAGCTTTCGAGAAACATCACCATCCACTGCCTTTTTAACCTGCATAAATGCTAACCATCTCCTGTTGTTTATGCATGTGGCTAATAGATGGAGTGCAGAAACAGTGACTGTGCTTCAGTGAGCAGTTTCTACAATGACAGACAGAGATCCTGCAACACTCCTTCTAATTTTAGCACTTGCTCTGAAGTGGCCTCCATGTCCTCTGTACGTGACCCCTGCCTTTAACTCAACCCAATGATGCTGAATAGAACTGAGATTGCGCTAATATTATGCAATTGATTCTACTTAATTTGTACAGACTATGGTAAAATGCTGTTGTGAATAGATTTCttgacagatctgtgtgtttgtgtggggtaTGCATAGGTCACTGGCAGTGTAATGAGCATCTACAGTAGTGAGTTTGGTTATGTGGAGGTCAAAGGCACGGTCCAGTTCGCTATTCACTATGTGCAGAAACTGGGAGAGTTCCACATCTTTGTTGTGCAGTGTAAGGATCTCGCTGTGGCGGATGTTAAGAGGAATCGATCTGATCCGTAAGTATTGTAGAGGtaacaaaaatatattcataaaataatatGATCTTCTCTCAGGGTATTTCTTTCTTTGATTGAACTTTAGATATGTTAAATGCTACCTGTTACCCGACAAAGCTAaatatggaaagaaaaaaacgtgTGTGAGAAAGAAGACACTGGATCCAACCTATAATGAAATCCTGCGGGTATGAGAAGATATCTAAGATTTGTTTCACTATGAATTGATCCAAGATGATCAAAGTTGTTATTTCTGCGCAGTTTAAGATCCCAATGGAGATGCTGAAAAcccaaaaactgaacatttctgtTTGGCACAATGACACGTTTGGGCGGAACAGCTTTCTTGGAGAGGTTGAGGTTGATCTGGCTGAATGGGATTTCAATAACACACAGATGAATGAATATCTACTCAAAGGAAGGGTAAGGTGTCAATAATCAAAGTGTTTTGGGTCAAGATAACCTGCTTGAAACTGGTGGGCTGTAGGCCAGATCAGCATGTAGGATGATATTGTTGAATATAGAATATTTATTCCCTGATGACTCTGTGAACTGTAGatctaaacaattttttttcttacttCAGGGAATAAGTTCACATTTGTTGTAAAGCTTTGACTAAAGTATTTCTTTTTTATGAACCCAGGTTCAAATTCCCACCAGCCCAAAACATTCTTTCGGTGGTGAAGAAATGAGTGCAGAGATTAAAGTCGCTCTGCGTTTTCTCCCGCAGACTACTCTAAGTAAGATGCTGATATTTACTATGCTGTTAAATTTATTTGACTTAagctgtttacacctggtattaagaaGCATTTTGTCAAGCCTGAATATTTGGGTAAACATTGGCCTTAAACATTTTCCACTTGCTTTTGGCCACTTTGACCACACATTTGAAAGGATTTGCTTTGTGTAGTATAGACACTCATGTGGGCAAATGTTAAAACTGTTTTGTATATGCTAACCAGAAAGGATTTAATCTTTTATATCTTAAATCAAAAAGTCAAAAAACGACAAAGCACAATTCCTAATTCTAGCTcaaatgtatacagtatgtggTGTAGTTTTCTCAGCTGTCAAAGCAAAAACTAAAGTGTTCTGTGATGTTATCTGTTGATGCCTTTTCATGTGTAAATCGGCTAGCttaataatcaatattaatttaaaaagttacaaaaaatagACATTTCTCCCCTTTCTGCTTAAGCTTTGATTattccagcaggcacaggacatcaacatgacatcagattgatgttttaccccaacgtcgtggggacgttgcattttgggtggaaatgataattgggttgacgtcagaacccaacgtcagaccGACAagcagacgttggattttggtcactttccaacgcaatctaaaaacaaccaaatatcatcgtctaatgatgttacagcttgatgctgtgtgaacgttaccactataacgtctatcagacgttggatatTGGTCTCCATCTCGTCTCATTTTCCAATTTTCCGGGCTGGATCGCGGGGGGCAGCAGTCttgggagagaaccccagacttccatCTCCCCAGACATTTCCTGCAGCATCTCCAGGGGGGATCTCAAGGCGTTCCAGTCCAcaagtccctccagcgtgtcctgggtcctCCCTGTGGGAAATGCCTTGAACACCTCCCTAAGTAGGTGTCCAGgtggcatccaaaacagatgctcgagcctcagctgacttctcttgatgtgggggagcagcggctctactctgagcttctcccgggtgacagagctcctcaccctatctgtAAGGGTGCACCTTGCCACCCTGCCAAGGAAActaatttcggccgcttgtatccgaaatcttgtcctttcggttatGACCCAAAGCTTATGACCAGAAGTGAGAATAAGAActtagattgaccggtaaatcaagagctttacCTTTGAGCGCTGCTCCTACAACACAATGGACTGATACATCAACCgaattactgctgctgctgcaccaatccgccagTCAGTCTCACGGTGTCCATACCTGACAAATTAATGCCAATatatgatgtcaatatgatgttgacTTATGATGTTGGCTCGATAattaattttggtcactttccaacacaacctaaaatcaaccaaatatcagcgtcatttgacgtcattatcagacatcaaaataacgttgtctttagacgctgactagacattgaattttggtcacctgacatcacaacctaatattaatgtcttatgatgttgtttgCCTGCTGGgaaacaacattttaaatcagGTGTAAACACGGTTTATAAATATGTTTCAGAAGCATCCGCCTTTCTCATAATATGCTTATTTTGTAGGTCACAAGAACAAGGGGAATGGTGAAGTGCAAATATGGGTGAAGGAATGCAAGAATCTGCCTATTTCCAGAGGCGTTGCCATCGACCCCTTTGTCAAATGGTATTCAtagctgttttatttttgtgtacaaGCCTTTAAGTCAAGTCAAATCtaagtaacttttatttaaatagcGCTTTATACAATGTACTTTGTGTCAAAGCCACTTTACAAGAATGAATGGGAATGCATAACAAAGTTTTACTGTGTGGGACATATTTAACATATCAGGCAGGTTGCAGAATAGTACTGTAATTCCAGCCCGATCTCCTGAAAAAAACGTAAGTATttaacgttttgtcagtttagtcgcTAATTCGTACGATTTTGTACGAGTTgagtcatac
This window harbors:
- the sytl2a gene encoding synaptotagmin-like protein 2 isoform X36 is translated as MSMENVSAVPPNTKTSFSDPEQVKMMSLSVPALMQQEMECRNSDCASVSSFYNDRQRSCNTPSNFSTCSEVASMSSVTGSVMSIYSSEFGYVEVKGTVQFAIHYVQKLGEFHIFVVQCKDLAVADVKRNRSDPYVKCYLLPDKAKYGKKKTCVRKKTLDPTYNEILRFKIPMEMLKTQKLNISVWHNDTFGRNSFLGEVEVDLAEWDFNNTQMNEYLLKGRVQIPTSPKHSFGGEEMSAEIKVALRFLPQTTLSHKNKGNGEVQIWVKECKNLPISRGVAIDPFVKCAILPENNRKSRQKTRVLKRAPNPVFNHTMVYDGFGHDDLKDICVELTVWDHDRLNNHFIGGIRLGPGTGKSYGSEVNWMDSNVAEAALWERMVQTQNEWVEDTLPLRMMVMARMSR
- the sytl2a gene encoding synaptotagmin-like protein 2 isoform X33 encodes the protein MIDLSHLTEDEQEMILEVLKRDAELKKSDEQRIKQLRKTERDRGRLKYLTGEWFYETKYHRHRDRIHGSDIIRASMKRKPVTLLEITQRWSEKPSSVYGPKRDVYIPPELSGLIEDPQSHNDRVDDESQQETQRPQVKPRQNPFNIFRLQRDEVKPINAVKEAKQTPAEGHHEPQSSQVSNIHTSTEEAGDSEDDGPFKAALERANARPISISKSLEDLASTPSQRWKTDPRNDVRMSMENVSAVPPNTKTSFSDPEQMECRNSDCASVSSFYNDRQRSCNTPSNFSTCSEVASMSSVTGSVMSIYSSEFGYVEVKGTVQFAIHYVQKLGEFHIFVVQCKDLAVADVKRNRSDPYVKCYLLPDKAKYGKKKTCVRKKTLDPTYNEILRFKIPMEMLKTQKLNISVWHNDTFGRNSFLGEVEVDLAEWDFNNTQMNEYLLKGRVQIPTSPKHSFGGEEMSAEIKVALRFLPQTTLSHKNKGNGEVQIWVKECKNLPISRGVAIDPFVKCAILPENNRKSRQKTRVLKRAPNPVFNHTMVYDGFGHDDLKDICVELTVWDHDRLNNHFIGGIRLGPGTGKSYGSEVNWMDSNVAEAALWERMVQTQNEWVEDTLPLRMMVMARMSR
- the sytl2a gene encoding synaptotagmin-like protein 2 isoform X32, with protein sequence MIDLSHLTEDEQEMILEVLKRDAELKKSDEQRIKQLRKTERDRGRLKYLTGEWFYETKYHRHRDRIHGSDIIRASMKRKPVTLLEITQRWSEKPSSVYGPKRDVYIPPELSGLIEDPQSHNDRVDDESQQETQRPQVKPRQNPFNIFRLQRDEVKPINAVKEAKQTPAEGHHEPQSSQVSNIHTSTEEAGDSEDDGPFKAALERANARPISISKSLEDLASTPSQRWKTDPRNDVRMSMENVSAVPPNTKTSFSDPEQVKMMSLSVPALMQQEMECRNSDCASVSSFYNDRQRSCNTPSNFSTCSEVASMSSVTGSVMSIYSSEFGYVEVKGTVQFAIHYVQKLGEFHIFVVQCKDLAVADVKRNRSDPYVKCYLLPDKAKYGKKKTCVRKKTLDPTYNEILRFKIPMEMLKTQKLNISVWHNDTFGRNSFLGEVEVDLAEWDFNNTQMNEYLLKGRVQIPTSPKHSFGGEEMSAEIKVALRFLPQTTLSHKNKGNGEVQIWVKECKNLPISRGVAIDPFVKCAILPENNRKSRQKTRVLKRAPNPVFNHTMVYDGFGHDDLKDICVELTVWDHDRLNNHFIGGIRLGPGTGKSYGSEVNWMDSNVAEAALWERMVQTQNEWVEDTLPLRMMVMARMSR
- the sytl2a gene encoding synaptotagmin-like protein 2 isoform X31, whose product is MIDLSHLTEDEQEMILEVLKRDAELKKSDEQRIKQLRKTERDRGRLKYLTGEWFYETKYHRHRDRIHGSDIIRASMKRKPVTLLEITQRWSEKPSSVYGPKRDVYIPPELSGLIEDPQSHNDRVDDESQQETQRPQVKPRQNPFNIFRLQRDEVKPINAVKEAKQTPAEGHHEPQSSQVSNIHTSTEEAGDSEDDGPFKAALERANARPISISKSLEDLASTPSQERWKTDPRNDVRMSMENVSAVPPNTKTSFSDPEQVKMMSLSVPALMQQEMECRNSDCASVSSFYNDRQRSCNTPSNFSTCSEVASMSSVTGSVMSIYSSEFGYVEVKGTVQFAIHYVQKLGEFHIFVVQCKDLAVADVKRNRSDPYVKCYLLPDKAKYGKKKTCVRKKTLDPTYNEILRFKIPMEMLKTQKLNISVWHNDTFGRNSFLGEVEVDLAEWDFNNTQMNEYLLKGRVQIPTSPKHSFGGEEMSAEIKVALRFLPQTTLSHKNKGNGEVQIWVKECKNLPISRGVAIDPFVKCAILPENNRKSRQKTRVLKRAPNPVFNHTMVYDGFGHDDLKDICVELTVWDHDRLNNHFIGGIRLGPGTGKSYGSEVNWMDSNVAEAALWERMVQTQNEWVEDTLPLRMMVMARMSR